A stretch of Gopherus evgoodei ecotype Sinaloan lineage chromosome 12, rGopEvg1_v1.p, whole genome shotgun sequence DNA encodes these proteins:
- the TMEM30B gene encoding cell cycle control protein 50B: MAAAQNKPDNTAFTQQRLPAWQPLLSAGTALPLFFCAGLACLALGLGLHFSSATIRELELDYTGAPGSGHNCSRCANASRAGAAGCTCSLRFELPERFPGPVCLYYQLANYYQNHRRYSVSRDDRQLSGVASGLSNPARECSPFRTDPRGIPIAPCGAIANSLFNDTFALYHLANGTFYPVPLDNRGISWWTDSNIKFSNPELINGSLEAAFRGTAKPPNWPHAAYTLDMGNLNNTGFINEDFIVWMRTAALPTFRKLYRRVREGNFSSGLPQGTYRLDITYNYPVLSFQGTKKVIFSTVSWMGGKNPFLGIVYLIFGSACILTGFVMLAVHIKFQKQNQMDVE, translated from the coding sequence ATGGCGGCGGCCCAGAACAAGCCGGACAACACGGCCTTCACCCAGCAGCGCCTCCCGGCCTGGCAGCCGCTGCTGTCGGCGGGCACGGCGCTGCCGCTCTTCTTCTGCGCGGGCCTGGCCTGCCtggcgctggggctggggctgcacttCTCCTCCGCCACCATCCGCGAGCTGGAGCTCGACTACACCGGGGCGCCGGGCAGCGGCCACAACTGCTCCCGCTGCGCCAACGCCAGCCGGGCCGGGGCCGCGGGCTGCACCTGCTCGCTGCGCTTCGAGCTGCCCGAGCGCTTCCCGGGGCCCGTGTGCCTCTACTACCAGCTCGCCAACTACTACCAGAACCACCGGCGCTACAGCGTCTCCCGCGACGACCGGCAGCTCAGCGGGGTCGCCTCGGGGCTGAGCAACCCAGCCAGGGAGTGCAGCCCCTTCCGCACGGACCCCCGGGGCATCCCCATCGCCCCCTGCGGGGCCATCGCCAACAGCCTCTTCAATGACACCTTCGCCCTCTACCACCTGGCCAACGGCACCTTCTACCCCGTGCCCCTGGACAACCGAGGCATCTCCTGGTGGACCGACTCCAACATCAAGTTCAGCAACCCCGAACTCATCAATGGCAGCCTGGAGGCCGCCTTCAGGGGCACAGCCAAGCCCCCCaactggccccatgctgcctacACGCTGGACATGGGCAACCTCAACAATACCGGCTTCATTAACGAGGACTTCATCGTGTGGATGCGCACCGCTGCTCTGCCTACCTTCCGCAAGCTCTACCGCCGCGTGCGTGAGGGCAACTTCTCCTCTGGCCTGCCCCAAGGCACCTACCGTCTCGACATCACCTACAACTACCCCGTCCTCTCCTTCCAGGGCACCAAGAAGGTCATCTTCAGCACTGTTTCTTGGATGGGTGGCAAGAACCCCTTCCTGGGCATTGTCTACCTGATCTTCGGCTCCGCCTGCATCCTCACTGGCTTTGTCATGCTGGCTGTGCATATCAAGTTCCAGAAGCAAAACCAGATGGATGTGGAATAG